From the Choristoneura fumiferana chromosome 15, NRCan_CFum_1, whole genome shotgun sequence genome, the window TGGTAGTTATACCTTTTTTCTTGCGGATTCCGGATAAAATACTATCCTTTATGAGCAAGGATGTTAACTGGACTACTACATTGCGTGGCTTTCCTGCTACTTTCACACGAGGCTGCACACGGTTGACGCGAGTAATGTTATCGGCGGTGATGATGACGCCGACAGCGTTTGCCATATCAACAACACATTTAGAGAGGTTTTCACTATTCCTTTCCGGAATCCCAGATATTTCCAGGTTAAGTAGGCGTTCTCGTTGCTGCAGCATATAATTTTCAAGTAGTAAATTATCGTGAGCAATTTTTAGGCTGGACACATCTTGCTCAACTGTGTTGATCCGATTAATATTGATTTCAATTGTTTCAACCCGAGAGTCCAAGGCGTCCTGCCTTTGAGAATGGAAGTTAAATGATTCTTTAAAGTCGGACAGCTCAGTCTTGAAGTAGGTGTGCTCAAGAATTATATTTTCCGTAGtagattttaaattaattagtttatCTTTAATGTCGGAGACATCTGCTTTCATTCCACACACTTCATCCCTTTGAGACTGACATATTTCCATCAGTTTTTTTATGTCCTGTCGAATTTCAGATACTTCCTTTCTCATTTCGCTTTCATAGTCTGGTTGTTTTCTTTTACGCAGAGTTATTAAAGAGCTGTCGTATTCGGTAATTTTACTAAGATCTGGCTGCGACCCACCCGTTGATCTACCTTCCAAGGTTTTGCTCGGCGACCGCACAACACTCATCATTGAAAGTAAAAAACCACCTTGTGTACGACGCTGGAGAGGCAACAATCGATTGCGATCATTAACCTTAACTTATTAGTTAAATGCACCCGCGGTTATGAATCGAGTGTGACACTGACGACAAGCAACAGGCTGTCGTTCACTGCTACGATTAAGGTCTTTTTTTGAatgaatatatataattattttaaagaattCCTTATTTCTCACGACACGTCCACTACGATTGACTGGTATCGAGCGAAAAAGGCTAAAATGGCTGTGACAGACACGCACAACTGATCCTGcggtaatttttacttttatttacctCAAACTTGACAAATCCTGATCCCTTGGAGTGCTCAGTCATTCTGTCGACGCAGACCAGCGCGTATTTGACGGGCCCGGTCCGTTCCACGAACTCCTTCAGCAAATCGTTGTCTATGCTGAACGGGATGTTGGTTACGAAGACCGTGCAGCCGTCTTCTGCGTCGTTCAGTTGTATCCTGTAAGtgataacattaaaaaatatttataaacgtaAAATATATCTGGGTTTAttctagacatgggtaatctcgactccgacaagggatctgattcactaaatccagctccggtgtcggtactgAATCCGCTTATTGACTCAGACTcttttattgactccggttcttttgAGCAATTATTAGtttgtctatggccgatccgaAATGGTTCGGTACCGAGGTACAACTGATCCGGATCCGAGGTGCTGACTgctgaagtaccgattcgtcctaatgactcttttgaatctgtgagtcacttcggatatacttacttactactggCGAACCGGCTCCAGGGAGCGGCACTGAAATTGGTATCATGCTACCTAGCCCTCTTCCTCTCGTAATAAagctattagcgtgagcgggacggcacatatccgatccgatccaACGTGATTGAACGAAATTGAAGTGCGTGCTGAATCGCCGATCGCGAATCGCTCGATCCATTAGGTTGTTAGAGTTAATTACTCCtcgagtcaataagatttgaaaggagtcaataAGGGATTCAGATCCACTTAAGGATTTACCCATCTCAAATTTATTGCTACTGATGGTTAGTTGTTTGCTTAGTGTTCAGTTGGTGGTTTGGGTTTCTTCAATGAAAAAACCATTTAGTTTAGTCAAATAGATGACTGTATTGGCCAGCTATCCAGCCCAGCTACGAAGCTTTTGCAGCTACAAAAGTCCTGGATTTGATCCTGTTAGCAATTGAAGAATTCAAAATGTAAGACataataaactgttttatattaaaatagaaactttACCGTTTCCTTTCAGCAATTGTGCTAGTTTCACTTTGATTATCCAATttcgtcatcatcatgatcCATTTCTTCTCATCATCATTTTCTTCTCCACTTTCATTTcttcatcatcctcatcatctTCGTCTTTCTCATCACTGTCTTCATCACCCTTAGAGTCATCATCTGAATCAGCTGATTCCTCATCAGATTCacctataaaaataatgtaaataaaatagtgaCTGATATATCACAACTTCCACATCAGAATTTGATTTATTATCTTTGATCACCTATGTATctattaaaatatgaaaaattattCAATAAGCATATGTAACTACTTATATATAACAGTCTCAATACACTACTAAGTAATGAGTATGTAAGAGTGACTACTACTGAGAATGGGACTGTTATTATGACTGTTAGTGAGTGTGAGAGATCTAGAAATCAAGACAATTTTTNNNNNNNNNNNNNNNNNNNNNNNNNNNNNNNNNNNNNNNNNNNNNNNNNNNNNNNNNNNNNNNNNNNNNNNNNNNNNNNNNNNNNNNNNNNNNNNNNNNNcaacagacggacggacagatgagccgacggaaaggtacacagacagactcacatacgcataaaattaacaacctgtgtcactcctaacagaggacaaatctaacgattgcctcttctgatctctttatctcctaacatgagctatttctcaagactctgcttctaattatcaataaaatacttataaatttaaagggtcatagtaaaattttcgactaaagtacagttggtacaactttattcaccatcatcatcatcatcatcttcagccgtaggacgtccactgttggacataggcctcacccacagacctccagttgcttcaactggcagcagcctgcatccaccgcgaacctgcggctttaaccaggtctccgtccatcttgttggtggacgtcctacgctgcgcttgccgatccgcggcctccactcgagaacttttcggccccaacggccatccgctctccgtgctatatagccgcccattgccacttcaacgagctgattcgcttggctatgtcggtgacccttgttcttctacgtatctccctcatttctgattcggtccgtAGAGAAACCCAAGCATAGCTCTTCCAAGCTCGCTGAGcacaactctgagcctatttataaggcctaaagtaaagcaccgctctcggatccatatgtcatcactacTGATCTCATTATATGATGTAGTgtttcacttcgaaacacagacagacagaaagacgacAGACAGGTTGAATCAGAATCAGACAGAAGCGAACGGACGGATGAGGAGCGCCACACCACGACAATGAGTAAACACACAAGAAAACATATATAACAATCGCTAGATGTCTAAACCTTTCTCCTGTCTCTATAAAATTCTCAGACTCTTAGACTCTGCATTCTGTCTCAAAGACTACTTTGTCTTGACTCTTAGAACTTGTTAAGCAGAGATAGCTAAATGTacaaggccttgttgcatagcgtgcgaagaAATTGACCATACATACCTCTCAAAAGCCATCCATAAAAGAATTTCCCCCTATGCACACATATAATACTAATATCACACTAAAAAATACTTGAAAAGAATCAATGAATCTCATATAATAGAGTATACATACAGTAcattactcgtacatatgcaaaGAGACGGTGGGAAGCCGACTTACTTCTATATGGAGTGAAAAATGTCTCACACGACGAACTAAAGAGTTAGGGGAAATTGGCATGGTATTCGTTAGTAGTcgagtaggttgctgcagagaCGACAAGTTGGTACACACGACATGAtcagccatactttggccacccccATTAGGAATGAATTCTTATACAGCCCCTGCCTCTGgttgttcttgtaacaaatattaaatgttctgaaaaaaatgataaaaaaacatacactaccgtgtatccaattacataggtattcttttcatcatcgaattcgtacatacataatagtttaagagttgcactcttgctcaTTTCCTCTCGTCGCGCCAActtttttgacttcttgatttgtgttcaaaccataattattcaaacataattgcttttgaatatcaatctcattgacttgacgttgtgacaaaaatgtattataatgacgtttaattttacttatctagccagttataataataaaaaaggtacgaaaaactacttcgattgtgaaaacctttttattcaccgagcctagatttagcggccgtaaaaatgccgtgatatgtaggaatttattgagccctcactgtaaaacttgatattcatacatacacatgcagatgtatgttgaatgtagaccttattttttaactaattagtttagtgattacacctagcatcttttattgtgagaatatatgctttatttaaaattagtggcgctactgtctacgtaagagtaaataactaatatctgttcagaatttgtaagttgaatttaaaccacttgtcctagatcgaagcaccgcattataatgtatgtaaagtatgcaatgttatatttttgccgaggactgggtctgttacttaaaaaaatattattttaaatgtcaattttttaaagtaacttacctatttttcgtcttacttacagtttgcgtCTTGCATTaatagaaataatagtttaggcgtttcaacttccgaaaataacagatttaaaaacaaaaaaagtagatactagactcagaaacttgaacttgatctctcagtgatctcaggCTTTCtgcatttagttgtcgtattatctgagccaaaggtgatggtcacgtgaccacacgaaatagtcgatacctatttacaatagtttgattttgtgacattgactcacgcacccatataagatgtcactacatgctcgctgcgaacactgtcagttgtactcatacaatggtaaaatgcatcaaaatttactgcatcacgctgcacttttgatgcaataaagttacttttttttggattttgcttgagaggcatatccataatttactattctcaaaaaatcctctaagaaaacatgtccgtggaagctatgcggggtgtccgtaggtttgtatggaagagcaacccccttaaggTATTTGCTATATCTTTGGGATtcgtaataatattttcatgggTTCTTAATCTAAGAATGTCATCTCTCTTATTATTGGCTTTAGCTGAATTTATTATCTGCCAGGTGGCCtttgatttattttcagcaGAGATAATTTTATAGTTGTTTTGAGCTTTTTGTGttaaattcactatttttttatatctcatagagtatttttttaagaggCTTTTGTTTACTGCTGTAGGTGACCGTCTGTATTGCCATAAAAGTCGCCTTTGTTTTTTACTACAGGCTTTAATGCCTCTTGACAGCCATTTCACTCTTTTATTGATCCTTACGGTTACCATCTTTAAAGGAAAACACAAATCATAGAGTAATTGAAAGTCATTAAGAAAACTATTATATGCAAAGTTAGGATCTTCAGTATTGTATATGTCCGCAAAAGAGAGACACTTAAGatgttttttaaacaatttcaaaTTTGCACGCGAGTAATCACGCTTCTCTACACGCCATGTCTTAATGTTACTTTTCATATTTCCTGGACATTTTAGAACTTGCGCAGTGTGATCCGATAAGCCAAAGTCATAAACAATACTTCTTTGACCCTGTTTCAagttatgtgcaaaattatctATGCATGTGTTACTTGACAATCTCGTTGGCTGTCTTAATTCTAAAGCTAAATTAAATCCCAGAagaaaatattcaaattgtgatgatacataattttttttcaaaatgtcaaTATTGAAATCTCCGCAGATTACAACTTTTCTATTACTAGTATTACAAATTCTTTTaagaataatgtcaaatttttcataaaataaacttaGATTGCTATAGTTTGGTGTTCTGTATACACAAACAATAATAGTATTTTGAGCAGTGAGTTCTATGGCACAACATTCAAACATGCCTGGGATGGAATGTTTTGCAATATCTGGTAATTCTTTGAAATCATGTCCTACTTTCACCAGTATGCATGTCCCGCCACGTTTATTTTTCCGGGAGAAACACGCTGCTAACTGATAATTCGGTATCGTTAAGAGATCTTCTTGGCCAGCCATCATGAAGTGTTCCGTTATGCATATAAtgtcaatatttattttcgcTGCTTCTAGTTCAGTCAATCGGATTGTGAGTATGTCCGACTTGTTTAGGCCTTACTTAATTAAgtgcattttatttgtaactaacATCACTTCACTACCTACTTTAAACTTAGATTCTGGAAGAAATAtaggctttttattttattttatttatttatatgaaaaaatccgcaaattttggaaagtttccttcgGCACGTTAGTACTTTACTCACTCGCGAACTTGTAATAGCTACGTttgtgcaagaaatgtgtgttgaTTTCCTGTGTgtttccgcaaagtaacgactgattaaataaattatttaaataatattttatttttacttccaGATTCCCGCAGCGGGCCCGCCCCTCACCGCCCGGCTCAGCATTACCATCGCTCAGGCGAAACTGGTTAAGAACTATGGTAAGTCTGTAAACAGAGATACTGGTTGAGATCCTGGCTACATTTTTTACACAGAAAAATAACGCAAGccgtttgaaagaaagaaagaaaaacctttattatttgaccacaatcacgcctgatgatAAGCGAAGATGTGGATTAAAATAGACGTTTGTTGCTtttcgtttttaaatatttttctgatttttttattcgtttggatggcaaacgagcaagtgggtctcgtgatggttagagatcaccaccgcccataaacatcagcaacaccagggggattgtagatgcgttgccaacctagaggcctaagatggtatacctcaagtgccagtaatttcaccggctgtcttactctccacgccgaaaaacaACAACATAATAATTTCAACAGAATAATGGCCTagccttttttttaacttccaCATGAACAATGAACAAAACTAGTAAATTTATAAAAGGtccattattataaattatgaagCTGTCAATAATTCACTACCTACAATAGCCAAATTAACTCCTGGTCGTGGACGaagacgactttcaaaaatcccttattagttttttttgtatgtaagttttttgtattttatgtctattatacctattattttttgtaaagcgCACTGGTGTTTCAGCTGTAatattttgttgacaaataataaataactgttCGAAAATTCTTCAACTGATCAAGTGTTGCCATACATGcttccggattgaaagtttctttACGTGATACTTttcgctggcgttcgtgtcgtcacagtGTGTGTGTACGAGTATgctttattaacccccgacgcaaaaagaggggtgttataagtttgaccgctacgtgtgtctgtctgtctgtggcaccgtctcttaaacgggtgaaccgatttgaatgcggtttttttatttgaaagcaggttttctagcgatggttcttagacatgtttcatcaaaatcggttcagccgtttttgagatattgaactttgaagtgacaaagtcgggggttttccaactatttgtttgttaggttatatGGTTTTTGAATGGGTTCCATTGAATGCCGTAACATTAGGCTGAGTGGGGCcgactttatactattcgatgataattttgtattctttccttctaatgtttttttagtGTATCTAATATGTTGTAaatctctctctatctctctctctctctctctctctctctctctctctctctctctctctctctctctttctctctgcccataaataaactgaaaaagAATATTGATTGCGCTCCCTCTATGTCAAAGTGACCCAACAACTAAATCATGCATTCAAAGGTCAAGAACCGTGAgacgtttttttcatttgtaaagGTCTAACCCGCATGGACCCTTACGTGCGCCTGCGCGTGGGACACTGCATCTACGAGACCCACACCGACCCCAGCGGTGGGAAGACCCCTAGGTGGAACAAAGTCATACATTGGTAAGAGCTACACCACCCTTAAGCGTAGTTGaggcttgcaagaaaaatcttaataataataatcttattttttttaatattattaaatgatgtctatacatcacaagtatttaacacaactttatttttaacacagtaggttcgctatttgaaaggATCGCTAATgaggatcggaattatttccaaatatccctgttcattattagatattaatgtcttcttgacaatagatctgaattttgaatccgtttcatttgtaatattttttggaattttattataaagacgtatgcaatgagggctatcgttttttgtctcactagatggcgcactgtagcgtgaggtttttaagtatggctttcaaagtctgttattacgggcgtgaaaacaaagtttagattaaaatcatatttaatacaccttaaaacagtaccataaaaatatcgagcatgccacagtgttgcatagtccccgttttgttcggaaaaaagggaggacaaaggtttctgaaagacaaaactgtctcaaaacacagacattcattgccccggaacgcatatttgctataattaatttcagatattgcaaaatattcacaaatttattctaattataaataaacccgcgtagcttacccaaaaactatgagatttgacatttcggaaacctcacgctacactagcgcctctttttctggtgaaaaaggcaaaggaaacatatatCTATTCtctggtagtgttggcaaattcagacatattttttaaattttttgtatttttttaaatatggagaaatcaattaaaataaatattttcccatgttcaggaggcaaaactctttcgattcctgtagtaatttacaggtgttaaaaaagtcccagaaacgactttttggttttagccagtctgtaagatggaactttaatattccctgtgtttctagtagcctttggcttatcgacgttagtgggaaaatcacatatggtcttcctatatttttaaacttgttgtttttttgttttactggaGTAGTTTTCCTAGCAACCGATAGGGGCTTTGCAACTCCCCTAAAGAGGCTTCACGACCCCCCAGGGGTTCGCGACCCACacgttgaaaaacactgttatagTGCAATGATGATTTCATTGATTCCAGCCTGCTGCCCCCTGGCGTCAACTCGGTGTACCTGGAGATCTTCGATGAATGCTCCTTCACCATGGACGAGCTCATAGCCTGGACCCACATCACCATCCCTCAGGCGGTGCTCAACGTAAGcatgaaacaaataaacaaaagctAGGCTATTGGTCTGGATTTTTAGATCATtttcccaaaatcgttattaGCAAAATTTCCGGTCGCATTTTTTTCCGAATGCTTTTTTTCTCActatggttttttactgaagcttattttcaaaatcgcatttttccccaattttaatcggcacagaaacagtgtcgacggagctccgctggACTTTTGTGTGGTTTCGTTTTGCCCTAAAACCTActtatgtttctgtgtcgattatccttttgaacgccacggtcgCCAATTCCAGGGTAGACAGCTGGTAGTTTGCTCCAAACCAGGGCAGGttgcactagcgctgcctacccttcATGCACACCCCAAGTTGCGATGTACAAATAGCCTAACATTATTGCCTTGTAATATGATATCGGGTTGGTTGTTCCCAGGGAGAGACTCACGAAGACTGGTACCCTCTGAACGGCAAACAGGGTGACGGCGTCGAAGGCATGATCAACCTCGTGCTGAGCTACTCTGTAAGTATTCTATACAGACCCAAGAACTATGTAAAGTTGAGGGTATAAATGTCTATACAACCacagcgtcaaatatatgtatacatcgaccttatggttagtggcaattccgatattcccacagagATATGGTCGCGGGCGTTTTATAAGCAACGTGAATgatccacgatgtaatttttgggaattcctacgGGAACTTAGTAACATACCGGAATGTCAATACAACTACTGGTTTTGGTGGTTTACACAtgcaaactaatattataaatgcgaaagtttgtaactctgtttgttacttcatcacgtctaaaccgctaaacctgTTTAGACTAAATTCGGTATGGtgatagttggagtcccgaggaaggacatagtgtactttttatcccgaaaaaatgcatagCACCCGCGGGATAGCGGCAAGCGAATTCAGCGCCGACGAGCGACAGCTAGTTGATTAtaaatccccccccccccaggtGGGCCCCGCGCCGGTGGCGGCGTTCCCCCCCATGGTGATGGTCCCCAACGCGGGCATGGGCTACGCCACCATGATGCCCGTGTACccggcgcacgcgcacgcgccgcagccgcagccgcagccgcgcgcacagccgccgccgccgccgcctcccATCACGCCCGACCAAATACAACAGGTAACATTTGCATACATATACCAGGACACTTAAGGTGCTCCAGGGTTTCCATtacaaatcataaaaaaaatctctgaCTTCCCTGACATTATTTCTAACCACATTTCTAAATTTCCCTGACCAATCTACATTTCAAAGCAGGTTATATGAATTTTACTGCCCGTGATACTAAGCTAGACCTGATGATAAAAATTCACTGCACACCGAACGTACTCACTTTTTCGTGGACTGTTTTTATGGTGTCACTCTTTTGCGTCGCCCAGAACTGGAacgactggtgtcaaaatatcgaGCAAAGTTTTGggaaataaagagttttttcCTGACTTTTTGGATTTCTAGCAAATTTCCCTGTTTTTCCTTGACCACCTTAAGCTTCCCTGACTTTCCAGAAAGTGGACATACCCTGTTCTCATACCCAGGCGGGCTCAGTGTCGGAGTTTCTGTTCGTGCTATCCGATTCCCAAAACGGTGATACCCGTCAGGAAAACCTGTTTATGTATGTGTCTGTTGAACAGACTCTGTTCACAGAAAAAAGGACCACATTAAGGACACTGAGTTATTGATAGTATCTAAAACTCAAACTATGTGTTATTCGTTCGACTATAGACGTTTCGGGATTAGGTCTTTTTTGCAAATGGATATCAAGCCAAACAAAACTTTCGGGAAAAAAACATTCTGGAAATTACATGTGTCGAAATGTTAGTAATAATTCCTAACGCGGGCATGAGCTACGCATCTATGTTGCCCGTGTACAAtaaccagcaccaatatctgacacaacaaaacgtgcataaatatctgatgactctatttctagggccggtaggatgtgtcaaatttttttgcacgctccgctgtggcagatattacattagttagttctttacctcaaaagcataaaatcCTTGTAGCGTTTCACttcaccgaatcgcatttcacctcgcactaacaaaatttcaatagaatcatGTAGTTTTTTACATTGGTAGAATTATATTGTAGCATCTCATTtttcgtgtagtattttaccCTAGACGCATTTCGCCGCGATCGATGTTTGCTTGGGACTCAAATTAATTTGACGCGTTACGTTATTTGATGTTTGCACTAAAATACACTTGGTGCGGCCCGTGCCAAAGTGGCGAAGGAAGGTGGACTTACCCAAGTTCGCCGCCGACCTTCTGACTGGCCACGGGTTTGCGATGATGCTCTTGAAAGCAGTGCACGTCGTTGTCTGTATTATCACTCAATCCTAATAGATTATTGAGGATAACTTCTTTATTATGCGTGTTAAGCGGAATGATTTGTTTATACATatatgacagacagacgacaagaTGACAATGAAAAAATACCGCATGGCATCAGAGGTTTCCGGCCAGCGTTGCCTAGGCTTGTCCACCTCCTTGCACACGGCAATACGGCGCAACCAACACTATtacacgatcgaggtgaaatgcgactaaaactaaTAGAGACTAAAAAAAGCCCAATTGAGACAACGCGATACTTAAAtgcacgatcgaggtgaaatgtgACTAAAATTTatagtgacaaaaaaaaataaacgattgtGACACAAtagtataattaaatatacgatcgaggtgaaatgcgattcggtgaaacgctacaaggaatttatgcttttgaggtaaacaAGTAACACAtgagatattaatgcaggcgaGTTTACACCGCGTACACACGCATTACAGTCTAGGCCTGCCGCCTCTGACCACGTCCGAACAATAAAGAATATCATATACTTCTCTTTTATTGCAGATAGAGGAAATGTTCCCGAGCATGGACAAAGAGGTGATCAAATCCGTGTTAGAAGCCAACAACGGCAATAAGGATGCCACCATTAATTCGTTGCTGCAGATGTCAGAATAATACCGTGATCAGCACGGTCCGTCAACTCCGTGATATCACGGTGTCAACAACGATACCATGGTGTCAACACTGACATCACGGTGTCAACAATTACGATACCATGGTGTCAACACTGACATCACGGCGTCAACTCCGTAATAGAACGTTGTGTCAACGCCTTGATACACATTGTCGATTTCGTCATACGTATCACAGCAGTGTTGACTGTATGACGCGACTGTGTCAATTCTTTGATATCACAGTTTTGGCTCTGTGATACCAAGGTGTCAACTCCGTGATAGCACGTTGTGTCAACTCTTTAATATCAGTGTTGACTCTGTGATACCAAGGCGTCAATTCCGTGATAGCACATTGTGTCAACTCTTTGATATCAGTGTTGGCTCTGTGATACCAAGGTGTCAACTCCGTGATAGCACATTGTGTCAACTATTTGATATCAGTGTTGGCTCCGTGATACCAAGGTGTCAACTCCGTGATAGCACATTGTGTCAACTCTTTGATAtcagtgttgattttgaataatACCAAGGTGTTAACTCCGTGAAATCACGGTATCACGTCGCTAATATTATACTGGATTGATACACTCAAACGTTTTTTCGTTTcattctattttgtaaataaccGTGTGgacaaataaataactataatcagcatcaatgtgttattttgtgttctTTGTCATTTGCTAAATTGtaaaaagtggctccgaagcggtaacgtttcgtgtgctctgcctaccccatttgggaatacaggcgtgatgtctgtgtgtgtgttgtcATTTATGTTTACTTAAACGATGAACAATCTATGAGCctgttttgtatatttttttaatttgtgtgtaTAAATTCAGTGTAATATTAGAGTAAAACAAACCCTTTTCTACTGTTACTAAGCGCTTAGTAAGAGTAACgaggtataatatattttaacctGACATTATTAAATCAACTGGGATACAACTATTGATAGAATATGtataaatgtcaaataaaattgtagATTCAGACTCATTTAGTCTAAAGACAAAATTGCGTAGGAATAGTAAACATTGACTTGAAttggaaaaatacattttagagATAGGTTTGAAACTTGTGTACGCCAATGTTGTTGGTTTGCGGCTCGACTTTTGTCCTGTTTGCCAACTGGCAACATCGTGTTGCCACGTTTAACAACTTGGGTGTCATTGGCgtttaaaagattttaaaagaGTTTCTTAAATCTAAAGAAATCGAAGTGAGCCCCAAAATGAACTGACAAAGTAATAGCTTGCGAACTTTTGTTGGCTGTTTACAGCATATTAAAGGGTATTTTATAAGAA encodes:
- the LOC141435809 gene encoding toll-interacting protein-like, which encodes MTSTMPSDGDRNEERRRRVLLGPLPANFLRADGDAAVDNVDADYQAALALQQQLCGTQIPAAGPPLTARLSITIAQAKLVKNYGLTRMDPYVRLRVGHCIYETHTDPSGGKTPRWNKVIHCLLPPGVNSVYLEIFDECSFTMDELIAWTHITIPQAVLNGETHEDWYPLNGKQGDGVEGMINLVLSYSVGPAPVAAFPPMVMVPNAGMGYATMMPVYPAHAHAPQPQPQPRAQPPPPPPPITPDQIQQIEEMFPSMDKEVIKSVLEANNGNKDATINSLLQMSE
- the LOC141435807 gene encoding uncharacterized protein; this encodes MMSVVRSPSKTLEGRSTGGSQPDLSKITEYDSSLITLRKRKQPDYESEMRKEVSEIRQDIKKLMEICQSQRDEVCGMKADVSDIKDKLINLKSTTENIILEHTYFKTELSDFKESFNFHSQRQDALDSRVETIEININRINTVEQDVSSLKIAHDNLLLENYMLQQRERLLNLEISGIPERNSENLSKCVVDMANAVGVIITADNITRVNRVQPRVKVAGKPRNVVVQLTSLLIKDSILSGIRKKKGITTNEIGLPGEPARIYVNEHLIPFYKKLRKETKIAAEAANYKHVWVRDCRIFARKTDTSTIIYVRDVSDLQLLK